From the genome of Amycolatopsis sp. NBC_01488, one region includes:
- a CDS encoding LysE family translocator, which yields MSWLLVFFGASVLIALTPGANNLLGLHHGMTHGVRRGLAGLGGRLAAFTLLIAGVAAGLGQLLAASETALTIIKWAGAAYLLYLGLRLLWSTFRGKTDVPEPDTRPASAWRVTRKEFGVAITNPKAILIFTAFVPQFIDAGHGPFPAQIALLGAGYLLAEFLAGSVYVAVGAGLKSIELTRRTRRNVDRGTGVVLVGLAGVLATTTA from the coding sequence GCCAGGGGCGAACAACCTGCTCGGCCTGCACCACGGGATGACGCACGGTGTTCGCCGCGGCCTCGCCGGGCTGGGCGGCAGGCTGGCCGCGTTCACGCTGTTGATCGCCGGCGTCGCGGCCGGGCTGGGGCAGCTGCTGGCCGCCTCCGAGACCGCGCTGACGATCATCAAGTGGGCCGGCGCCGCCTACCTGCTCTACCTGGGCCTGCGCCTGCTGTGGTCCACGTTCCGGGGCAAAACGGACGTCCCCGAACCGGACACCCGGCCCGCGTCCGCCTGGCGGGTGACGCGCAAGGAGTTCGGCGTCGCGATCACCAACCCCAAGGCGATCCTCATCTTCACCGCGTTCGTCCCGCAGTTCATCGACGCAGGTCACGGGCCCTTTCCGGCCCAGATCGCGCTGCTGGGCGCCGGCTACCTGCTGGCCGAGTTCCTGGCCGGCTCGGTCTACGTCGCGGTCGGTGCCGGCCTGAAGTCGATCGAGCTGACCCGGCGGACCCGCCGAAACGTGGACCGGGGGACCGGCGTGGTCCTCGTCGGGCTGGCCGGCGTGCTCGCGACGACGACCGCCTGA
- the rpsM gene encoding 30S ribosomal protein S13, translating to MARLAGVDLPREKRLEIALTYIYGIGRTRSKQLIKAAELNADTRVKDLSDDDLAKLRVYIEENFKVEGDLRREVNADIRRKIEIGCYEGLRWRRGLPVRGQRTKTNARTRKGPKKTVAGKKKAGKK from the coding sequence ATGGCACGACTCGCTGGCGTAGACCTCCCCCGCGAAAAGCGGTTGGAGATCGCGCTTACGTACATCTACGGCATCGGCCGTACCCGCTCGAAGCAGCTCATCAAGGCTGCCGAGCTCAACGCGGACACCCGCGTCAAAGACCTCAGCGATGACGACCTCGCGAAGCTGCGTGTGTACATCGAAGAGAACTTCAAGGTCGAGGGTGACCTTCGCCGCGAGGTGAACGCCGACATCCGTCGGAAGATCGAGATCGGGTGCTACGAGGGCCTTCGCTGGCGTCGCGGACTGCCCGTCCGCGGTCAGCGCACGAAGACCAACGCCCGTACCCGCAAGGGTCCGAAGAAGACGGTCGCCGGCAAGAAGAAGGCTGGCAAGAAGTGA
- the eccE gene encoding type VII secretion protein EccE — protein sequence MAPPARRRSSGVNLGPLPVANLVVLEVGFAVGLVLLAIAMSLKYVAIGIVGFALIVALLRWRGRWFTQWIGLTLRYSFRSHDRVAEPLPPSTVEELAAEETTVTGPDDARVNLLRIAVPDLVVAHGVDHERQQVGLAWNDGTWTAVLLVEPTPALITQAGGAPSMPLSALAPCLEDRGVVLDSIQMIWHCYPGSAALPADSPALSSYMEVLGPLPAAARRTTWVAIRLDPKRCPAAIRERGGGVVGAHRALIGALSRVRNALESQGVPTRPLDPDELLRASISAAELTSVAGSPTKVTLQERWSGVTAAGIGHASYAITGWPKGKISGSLNALTSVRALSSTLAMSISPASDEGKIGLRGVVRLSARNPRELDAADQRLQGLAERLDVDLTPLRGLQVSAFAATLPIGGTA from the coding sequence ATGGCGCCCCCCGCGCGGCGCCGCTCGTCGGGAGTGAACCTGGGCCCGCTGCCCGTGGCGAACCTCGTCGTGCTCGAGGTCGGCTTCGCGGTCGGGCTCGTCCTGCTCGCGATCGCCATGTCGCTGAAGTACGTCGCGATCGGCATCGTCGGCTTCGCCCTCATCGTCGCGCTGCTGCGCTGGCGCGGCCGCTGGTTCACCCAGTGGATCGGGCTGACGCTGCGCTATTCCTTCCGCTCCCACGACCGCGTCGCCGAACCGCTGCCGCCGAGCACCGTCGAGGAGCTGGCCGCCGAAGAGACCACGGTGACCGGCCCGGACGACGCCCGCGTCAACCTGCTCCGCATCGCCGTGCCGGACCTCGTCGTCGCGCACGGCGTCGACCACGAACGCCAGCAGGTCGGGCTCGCCTGGAACGACGGCACCTGGACGGCGGTGCTGCTCGTCGAGCCGACGCCGGCGCTGATCACCCAGGCCGGTGGCGCGCCGAGCATGCCGCTGTCGGCGCTCGCGCCGTGCCTCGAAGACCGCGGCGTGGTCCTCGACTCGATCCAGATGATCTGGCACTGCTACCCGGGCAGCGCGGCGCTGCCCGCGGATTCGCCGGCGCTGAGCTCCTACATGGAGGTGCTCGGCCCGCTGCCCGCGGCGGCGCGGCGGACGACGTGGGTCGCGATCCGGCTGGACCCGAAGCGGTGCCCGGCGGCGATCCGGGAGCGTGGCGGCGGCGTCGTCGGCGCCCACCGCGCGTTGATCGGCGCGCTGTCCCGCGTGCGCAACGCACTGGAGTCGCAGGGCGTGCCGACGCGGCCGCTCGACCCGGACGAGCTGCTGCGCGCGAGCATTTCGGCCGCGGAACTCACGTCCGTCGCCGGTTCGCCGACCAAGGTGACGTTGCAGGAGCGCTGGTCCGGCGTCACCGCGGCCGGCATCGGCCACGCGAGCTACGCGATCACCGGCTGGCCGAAGGGCAAGATCTCCGGCAGCCTCAACGCGCTGACGAGCGTCCGCGCGCTGTCGTCGACGCTCGCGATGTCGATTTCCCCCGCGTCCGACGAAGGCAAGATCGGGCTGCGCGGCGTGGTCCGGCTGAGCGCGCGCAACCCGCGTGAGCTCGACGCCGCCGACCAGCGGCTGCAGGGGCTGGCCGAGCGCTTGGACGTCGACCTGACGCCGCTGCGCGGGCTGCAGGTCTCCGCGTTCGCCGCGACGCTGCCGATCGGAGGAACAGCGTGA
- the secY gene encoding preprotein translocase subunit SecY, with protein MFSAFRSALATPDLRKKILFTLAIVAVYRIGATIPAPGISYGAVQACSSQAQQEGVYQLLNLFSGGALLQLSLFSTGIMPYITASIIIQLLTVVIPRFEELKKEGQSGQGKLTQYTRYLTVALAILQATGVVALADRKQLFPDCQSPIIPDNSVYSLAIIVITMTAGTAVMMWLGELITERGVGNGMSVLIFLNIAARIPVEGGNILSNGGGIALTMICVFGLVIIASVIFVEQGQRRIPVQYAKRMIGRRMYGGTSTYLPIKVNQAGVIPVIFASSLLYLPDLISRLVGDQNSNSGWQVFIKNYIVNQSSWVHIALYFGLIIFFTYFYITITFNVDERADEMKKFGGFIPGIRPGRPTAEYLSFVLGRITLPGSLYLGIIAILPNFFLSLTGSGNNQNFPFGGTAVLIMVGVGLDTVKQIESQLMQRNYEGFLK; from the coding sequence GTGTTCAGCGCCTTCCGCTCGGCTCTCGCGACGCCGGATCTACGCAAGAAGATCCTGTTCACGCTAGCCATCGTCGCGGTCTACCGAATCGGTGCGACCATCCCGGCACCAGGGATCTCCTACGGGGCCGTACAGGCCTGTAGCTCCCAGGCGCAGCAGGAAGGCGTCTACCAGCTGCTGAACCTGTTCAGCGGTGGTGCGCTGCTGCAGCTGTCGCTCTTCTCGACCGGCATCATGCCGTACATCACGGCGAGCATCATCATCCAGCTGCTGACCGTGGTCATCCCGCGGTTCGAGGAGCTGAAGAAGGAAGGCCAGTCCGGCCAGGGCAAGCTGACCCAGTACACCCGGTACCTGACGGTCGCGCTGGCGATCCTGCAGGCCACCGGCGTGGTCGCGCTCGCGGACCGCAAGCAGCTCTTCCCGGACTGCCAGTCGCCGATCATCCCGGACAACAGCGTCTACTCGCTGGCGATCATCGTCATCACCATGACCGCGGGCACCGCCGTCATGATGTGGCTGGGCGAGCTGATCACCGAACGCGGCGTCGGCAACGGCATGTCCGTCCTGATCTTCCTGAACATCGCGGCGCGCATCCCCGTCGAGGGCGGCAACATCCTGTCCAACGGCGGTGGCATCGCGCTGACGATGATCTGCGTCTTCGGCCTGGTGATCATCGCCAGCGTCATCTTCGTCGAGCAGGGGCAGCGCCGGATCCCGGTGCAGTACGCCAAGCGCATGATCGGCCGCCGGATGTACGGCGGCACGTCGACCTACCTGCCGATCAAGGTGAACCAGGCCGGCGTCATCCCGGTCATCTTCGCGTCGTCCCTGCTGTACCTGCCGGATCTGATCAGCCGCCTCGTCGGCGACCAGAACAGCAACTCCGGCTGGCAGGTCTTCATCAAGAACTACATCGTGAACCAGTCCAGCTGGGTGCACATCGCGCTGTACTTCGGCCTGATCATCTTCTTCACGTACTTCTACATCACGATCACGTTCAACGTGGACGAGCGTGCGGACGAGATGAAGAAGTTCGGCGGGTTCATCCCGGGCATCCGCCCGGGTCGCCCGACGGCGGAGTACCTGAGCTTCGTGCTGGGCCGGATCACCCTGCCGGGTTCGCTGTACCTGGGCATCATCGCGATCCTTCCGAACTTCTTCCTGTCGTTGACCGGGAGCGGGAACAACCAGAACTTCCCGTTCGGTGGCACGGCTGTGCTGATCATGGTCGGTGTCGGCCTCGACACCGTGAAGCAGATCGAAAGCCAGCTGATGCAGCGCAACTACGAAGGGTTCTTGAAGTGA
- the infA gene encoding translation initiation factor IF-1, whose protein sequence is MAKKDGAIEVEGRVVEPLPNAMFRVELENGHKVLAHISGKMRQHYIRILPEDRVVVELSPYDLSRGRIVYRYK, encoded by the coding sequence ATGGCGAAGAAAGACGGGGCCATCGAGGTCGAAGGCCGCGTAGTCGAGCCGCTCCCCAACGCGATGTTCCGCGTCGAGTTGGAGAACGGTCACAAGGTCCTGGCACACATCAGCGGCAAGATGCGGCAGCACTACATCCGCATCCTGCCCGAGGACAGGGTTGTCGTGGAGCTCTCGCCCTACGACCTCTCTCGTGGTCGCATCGTCTACCGCTACAAGTGA
- the rpmJ gene encoding 50S ribosomal protein L36, whose product MKVQPSVKKICDKCKVIRRHGRIMVICENLRHKQRQG is encoded by the coding sequence GTGAAGGTCCAGCCGAGCGTCAAGAAGATCTGCGACAAGTGCAAGGTGATCCGCCGGCACGGCCGGATCATGGTGATCTGCGAGAACCTGCGGCACAAGCAGCGGCAGGGCTGA
- the rpsK gene encoding 30S ribosomal protein S11, translating into MPPKSRTAAGAKKVRRKEKKNVAHGHAHIKSTFNNTIVSITDPTGAVIAWASSGHVGFKGSRKSTPFAAQMAAENAARKAAEHGMKKVDVFVKGPGSGRETAIRSLQAAGLEVGTIQDVTPQPHNGCRPPKRRRV; encoded by the coding sequence ATGCCACCGAAGTCTCGTACTGCGGCCGGGGCCAAGAAGGTCCGCCGCAAGGAAAAGAAGAATGTTGCGCACGGTCACGCGCACATCAAGAGCACCTTCAACAACACCATCGTCTCGATCACGGACCCGACCGGTGCCGTGATCGCGTGGGCGTCGAGTGGACACGTGGGCTTCAAGGGCTCCCGCAAGTCCACCCCGTTCGCCGCGCAGATGGCCGCCGAGAACGCTGCCCGCAAGGCCGCCGAGCACGGCATGAAGAAGGTCGACGTCTTCGTGAAGGGCCCGGGTTCGGGCCGCGAGACGGCGATCCGCTCGCTGCAGGCGGCCGGCCTCGAGGTCGGCACCATCCAGGACGTGACCCCGCAGCCTCACAACGGCTGCCGCCCGCCCAAGCGGCGCCGGGTCTGA
- the rplQ gene encoding 50S ribosomal protein L17, giving the protein MPTPTKGARLGGSSAHERLILANLATQLFEHGKITTTEAKAKRVRPLAEKLITKAKRGDLHNRRQVQRVVRDKDVVHKLFAEIGPHFAERDGGYTRITKTMPRKGDNAKMAVIELVAEKTVTSEAERARKTKFAKDEKAAAPVAEETTEAPAAEEAPAADEAKAEDTAAETEAPASDDADADAKKD; this is encoded by the coding sequence ATGCCCACCCCTACCAAGGGAGCCCGGCTCGGCGGGTCGTCCGCGCACGAGCGGCTGATCCTGGCCAACTTGGCCACGCAGCTGTTCGAGCACGGCAAGATCACGACGACCGAGGCGAAGGCGAAGCGGGTCCGTCCGCTGGCCGAGAAGCTGATCACGAAGGCGAAGCGGGGCGACCTGCACAACCGTCGTCAGGTTCAGCGCGTCGTCCGGGACAAGGACGTCGTCCACAAGCTGTTCGCCGAGATCGGTCCGCACTTCGCGGAGCGCGACGGTGGCTACACGCGCATCACCAAGACGATGCCGCGCAAGGGTGACAACGCCAAGATGGCAGTCATCGAGCTGGTGGCCGAGAAGACGGTGACTTCGGAAGCCGAGCGCGCTCGCAAGACGAAGTTCGCCAAGGACGAGAAGGCCGCCGCTCCGGTCGCGGAAGAGACCACCGAGGCGCCCGCCGCCGAAGAGGCTCCGGCTGCCGACGAGGCCAAGGCCGAGGACACCGCCGCCGAGACCGAAGCTCCGGCTTCGGACGACGCGGACGCGGACGCCAAGAAGGACTGA
- a CDS encoding adenylate kinase, which produces MTRLVLVGPPGAGKGTQAEALSEQLRIPHISTGELFRAHVGQETPLGQEAKRYLDSGELVPDSVTNEMVRERLAEPDAKVGFLLDGFPRNTKQAEVLGEILGDADVSLDAVIQLQVPEDVVVERLMSRGRADDTEEVIRRRQQIYVSDTAPLLEYYADILVTVDGVGTVEEISGRVLEALRDRT; this is translated from the coding sequence GTGACGCGGCTGGTTCTCGTGGGTCCGCCCGGCGCGGGCAAAGGTACGCAGGCGGAGGCCCTGTCGGAGCAGCTGCGCATCCCGCACATCTCCACGGGTGAGCTGTTCCGCGCGCACGTCGGCCAGGAGACCCCGCTGGGCCAGGAAGCCAAGCGCTACCTGGACTCGGGCGAGCTCGTGCCCGACTCGGTCACCAACGAAATGGTCCGCGAGCGGCTCGCGGAGCCGGACGCCAAGGTCGGCTTCCTGCTCGACGGCTTCCCCCGCAACACCAAGCAGGCCGAGGTCCTCGGCGAGATCCTCGGCGACGCCGACGTCTCGCTCGACGCCGTGATCCAGCTGCAGGTGCCGGAGGACGTCGTCGTCGAACGGCTCATGTCGCGTGGCCGCGCGGACGACACCGAAGAGGTCATCCGCCGCCGTCAGCAGATCTACGTGTCGGACACCGCGCCGCTGCTGGAGTACTACGCCGACATCCTCGTGACCGTCGACGGCGTCGGCACTGTCGAGGAGATCTCCGGCCGGGTGCTGGAAGCGCTGCGCGACCGCACGTGA
- the eccB gene encoding type VII secretion protein EccB has product MPSTPTTKSQVQAYQFVLRRMQSALVRRDAVMLHDPMRTHTRATIVGVVLGALGMIVFVVWGLLSPAPSVPEAGNIVIGEQSGTVYVVMGNPKMLVPTFNLASARLLLLAQQKQSSAGSAGGATAAPAAAAASSSSATVKNPTVVSDDQLKDIPRGKLTGIPDGPQLIPTDSQRISPNWAVCDQVQLDPTQPVPDSANVTNTYVFGGVAPSALGTELGEKEALLAAADNGKTYLIYRLPSTQNRPNANTVRAEIDTSDSHNAVSTALQLLNQKPRKISQGLLNAIPEVPRLTPPQIADGAAPADFDGLTAGDVFATQPTGEQPQYWAITTSGIQQVSQAVADVMRVAKHGSASKLQTLGLDKLSGVSVLRSGDPGYIKVDDFPRSVPTILDATKNSAVACLGWSVVGDGDNRDGHTSVYIETQLPGQNSRGPKFSTTKVTTPGPNRVPINGFYLQPGFGAVVQSATGKASFGKGAIQLISDRGIRYSVPDAATADAIGLTNRQPAPESIIGLLPTGASLNTQDVLKQFDSVPIDPNAGSFPTQTAQAGG; this is encoded by the coding sequence ATGCCATCAACACCCACGACTAAGTCTCAGGTCCAGGCGTACCAGTTCGTCCTGCGCCGGATGCAGTCGGCGCTGGTCCGGCGGGACGCCGTGATGTTGCACGACCCGATGCGCACCCACACGAGGGCCACGATCGTGGGGGTCGTGCTCGGCGCTCTCGGCATGATCGTCTTCGTCGTCTGGGGGCTGCTCAGCCCGGCCCCGTCGGTCCCCGAAGCCGGGAACATCGTGATCGGCGAGCAGTCCGGCACGGTCTACGTGGTGATGGGGAACCCGAAGATGCTCGTCCCGACGTTCAACCTCGCGTCGGCGCGGCTCCTGCTCCTGGCCCAGCAGAAGCAGTCGAGCGCGGGCAGCGCCGGCGGTGCGACGGCGGCTCCTGCAGCGGCCGCGGCGTCGTCGAGCTCCGCGACTGTGAAGAATCCCACGGTCGTTTCCGACGACCAGCTGAAGGACATTCCCCGCGGAAAGCTGACCGGCATTCCGGACGGCCCGCAGCTGATCCCGACGGATTCCCAGCGGATTTCCCCCAATTGGGCGGTGTGCGACCAGGTTCAGCTCGATCCGACGCAGCCGGTGCCCGACAGCGCGAACGTGACCAACACCTACGTCTTCGGTGGTGTCGCCCCGAGCGCCCTCGGCACCGAGCTGGGGGAGAAGGAAGCGTTGCTGGCGGCCGCGGACAACGGCAAGACCTACCTGATCTACCGCCTGCCGAGCACGCAGAACCGCCCGAACGCCAACACCGTCCGCGCCGAGATCGACACCAGCGACTCGCACAACGCGGTCTCGACGGCCCTGCAGCTGCTGAACCAGAAGCCGCGGAAGATCTCCCAGGGCCTGCTGAACGCGATCCCCGAGGTCCCGCGCCTGACCCCGCCGCAGATCGCCGACGGCGCGGCTCCGGCCGACTTCGACGGGCTGACCGCGGGCGACGTCTTCGCCACGCAGCCCACGGGTGAGCAGCCGCAGTACTGGGCCATCACCACGAGCGGCATCCAGCAGGTGTCCCAGGCGGTCGCCGACGTCATGCGCGTCGCGAAGCACGGCAGCGCGAGCAAGCTGCAGACGCTCGGCCTCGACAAGCTGTCCGGCGTCAGCGTGCTGCGGTCCGGCGATCCCGGCTACATCAAGGTCGACGACTTCCCGCGCTCGGTCCCGACGATCCTCGACGCGACGAAGAACTCGGCGGTCGCCTGCCTCGGCTGGTCCGTGGTCGGCGACGGCGACAACCGCGACGGCCACACGTCGGTCTACATCGAAACCCAGCTGCCGGGCCAGAACAGCCGTGGCCCCAAGTTCAGCACGACGAAGGTCACCACGCCGGGCCCGAACCGCGTGCCGATCAACGGCTTCTACCTCCAGCCCGGCTTCGGCGCGGTGGTGCAGTCCGCCACCGGCAAGGCCAGCTTCGGCAAGGGCGCGATCCAGCTGATCTCCGACCGCGGCATCCGCTACAGCGTCCCGGACGCCGCGACCGCGGACGCGATCGGCCTGACCAACCGGCAGCCCGCGCCCGAGTCGATCATCGGCCTGCTGCCGACCGGGGCGTCGCTGAACACCCAGGACGTGCTCAAGCAGTTCGACTCGGTGCCGATCGACCCGAACGCCGGCTCGTTCCCGACGCAGACCGCACAGGCCGGCGGCTGA
- the rpsD gene encoding 30S ribosomal protein S4 encodes MARYTGPATRISRRLKVDLIGGDQAFERRPYPPGQHGRGRIKESEYLLQSQEKQKARYTYGVLERQFVRYYKEAVRRPGKTGENLLQILESRLDNVIYRAGIARTRRQARQLVSHGHFLVNGVKVNVPSYQVSKWDIIDVRPKSFSMLPFVVAKESFGDRPIPAWLQVVQSNLRVLVHQLPERAQIDVPVQEQLIVELYSK; translated from the coding sequence ATGGCTCGTTACACCGGCCCCGCGACGCGTATTTCGCGTCGCCTCAAGGTTGACCTCATCGGCGGCGACCAGGCTTTCGAGCGTCGCCCCTACCCGCCGGGCCAGCACGGCCGCGGGCGCATCAAGGAGTCCGAGTACCTCCTGCAGTCGCAGGAGAAGCAGAAGGCTCGCTACACCTACGGCGTTCTCGAGCGTCAGTTCGTCCGGTACTACAAGGAGGCCGTCCGGCGTCCGGGCAAGACCGGTGAGAACCTGCTGCAGATCCTCGAGTCCCGCCTGGACAACGTGATCTACCGCGCCGGCATCGCCCGCACCCGCCGTCAGGCGCGTCAGCTGGTGAGCCACGGCCACTTCCTGGTCAACGGCGTCAAGGTCAACGTCCCGTCGTACCAGGTCTCGAAGTGGGACATCATCGACGTGCGGCCGAAGTCGTTCTCGATGCTGCCCTTCGTCGTGGCCAAGGAGTCCTTCGGCGACCGCCCGATCCCGGCGTGGCTGCAGGTCGTCCAGTCCAACCTCCGCGTGCTGGTCCACCAGCTGCCGGAGCGTGCGCAGATCGACGTTCCGGTGCAGGAACAGCTGATCGTCGAGCTTTACTCGAAGTAG
- a CDS encoding DNA-directed RNA polymerase subunit alpha, translating into MLISQRPALGEETVNETRSRFTIEPLEPGFGYTLGNSLRRTLLSSIPGAAVTSIRIDGVLHEFTTVPGVKEDVTDIILNLKELVVSSEEDEPVTMYLRKQGPGEVTAADIVPPAGVTVHNPDLHIASLNGKGKLEIELVVERGRGYVPALQNKQAGAEIGRIPVDSIYSPVLKVTYKVEATRVEQRTDFDKLILDVETKPSITPRDAVASAGKTLVELFGLARELNVDAEGIEIGPSPQEADTIAAYAMPIEDLDLTVRSYNCLKREGIHTVGELVSRSEADLLDIRNFGAKSIDEVKLKLVGLGLALKDSPPGFDPTAAAASYDGEGWSEGVGGITDGISDGHDDGQDYAETEQL; encoded by the coding sequence ATGCTGATTTCCCAGCGGCCGGCTCTCGGCGAAGAGACGGTCAACGAGACCCGCTCCCGGTTCACCATCGAACCGCTGGAGCCCGGCTTCGGCTACACGCTCGGCAACTCGCTGCGTCGTACGCTGCTGTCGTCCATCCCGGGCGCGGCCGTGACGAGCATCCGCATCGACGGCGTGCTGCACGAGTTCACCACCGTTCCCGGGGTGAAGGAAGACGTCACCGACATCATCCTGAACCTCAAGGAGCTCGTGGTGTCCTCGGAAGAGGACGAGCCGGTCACCATGTACCTGCGCAAGCAGGGCCCCGGTGAGGTCACGGCGGCCGACATCGTGCCGCCGGCGGGTGTCACCGTGCACAACCCGGACCTGCACATCGCGTCGCTGAACGGCAAGGGCAAGCTCGAGATCGAGCTCGTCGTCGAGCGCGGCCGCGGTTACGTTCCGGCCCTGCAGAACAAGCAGGCGGGCGCGGAGATCGGCCGGATCCCGGTCGACTCGATCTACTCGCCGGTGCTGAAGGTGACGTACAAGGTCGAGGCCACCCGTGTCGAGCAGCGCACCGACTTCGACAAGCTGATCCTGGACGTCGAGACCAAGCCGTCGATCACGCCGCGCGACGCGGTCGCGTCGGCTGGCAAGACGCTGGTGGAGCTGTTCGGTCTCGCCCGCGAGCTGAACGTCGACGCCGAGGGCATCGAGATCGGCCCGTCGCCGCAGGAGGCGGACACCATCGCCGCCTACGCGATGCCGATCGAGGACCTGGACCTCACCGTCCGGTCGTACAACTGCCTCAAGCGCGAGGGCATCCACACGGTGGGCGAGCTGGTCTCGCGCAGCGAGGCGGACCTGCTCGACATCCGCAACTTCGGCGCCAAGTCGATCGACGAGGTCAAGCTCAAGCTCGTCGGCCTCGGCCTCGCGCTGAAGGACAGCCCGCCCGGGTTCGACCCGACCGCGGCGGCCGCCAGCTACGACGGTGAAGGCTGGTCGGAGGGTGTCGGTGGCATCACCGACGGGATTTCGGACGGCCACGACGATGGCCAGGACTACGCAGAGACCGAGCAGCTCTGA
- the truA gene encoding tRNA pseudouridine(38-40) synthase TruA: MDVSYDGTDFSGWARQPGRRTVQDVLEEALHRQPPGASVPKSVVVAGRTDAGVHATGQVVHVDVVPMLPSAGGRIPVSPEGIPDLTRMAGRWNRLLPGDVRVLGAQVAPAGFDARFSAIRRHYRYRVSDAPWGVDPLRRNDTLAWNRPLSTDAMNAAAASLLGLQDFAAYCKQRDTGTTIRDLQRLEWRRVDEHLLEVAVSADAFCHSMVRSLVGALLLVGDGRRGSSWPAEVLASGVRDSAVAPAHGLTLTAVDYPPDEELAARAEQTRNVRTFL; this comes from the coding sequence CTGGACGTCTCCTACGACGGCACGGACTTCTCGGGCTGGGCCCGCCAGCCGGGCCGTCGCACGGTTCAGGACGTGCTGGAAGAGGCGTTGCACCGGCAGCCGCCGGGGGCTTCGGTGCCCAAGTCCGTGGTGGTCGCGGGCCGCACGGACGCCGGGGTGCACGCGACGGGACAGGTGGTGCACGTCGACGTCGTGCCGATGCTGCCTTCCGCCGGGGGCCGCATCCCGGTCTCCCCGGAAGGCATCCCGGACCTGACCCGGATGGCGGGCCGCTGGAACCGCCTCCTGCCAGGTGACGTCCGGGTCCTGGGCGCCCAGGTGGCGCCCGCCGGTTTCGACGCCCGCTTCTCGGCGATCCGCCGGCACTACCGCTACCGCGTCTCGGACGCGCCTTGGGGCGTGGACCCCTTGCGCCGCAATGACACGCTGGCGTGGAACCGTCCACTCTCGACGGACGCGATGAACGCGGCGGCAGCGTCCCTGCTGGGCTTGCAGGACTTCGCGGCGTACTGCAAACAGCGCGACACGGGCACGACGATCCGCGATCTGCAGCGCTTGGAGTGGCGGCGGGTGGACGAGCACCTGCTGGAGGTGGCCGTCTCGGCCGACGCGTTCTGCCATTCGATGGTCCGCAGCCTCGTCGGAGCCCTGCTCCTGGTGGGCGACGGCCGCCGGGGGAGTTCGTGGCCGGCCGAGGTGCTGGCGAGCGGAGTGCGTGACAGCGCGGTCGCACCCGCGCACGGCCTCACCCTGACGGCGGTGGACTACCCGCCGGACGAGGAGTTGGCGGCGCGGGCCGAGCAGACGCGAAACGTCCGCACTTTCCTCTGA
- the map gene encoding type I methionyl aminopeptidase, producing MIEVKTPDELQAMRAAGLVVARTLAAVRAAAKPGVSTAELDELAEQTIRDAGAVPSFKGYHGFPASICASVNEQIVHGIPAKTQVLADGDIISVDCGAILDGWHGDSAVTLAIGAVSDADLALSAATEAAMWAGIEAVIAGGRLTDISYAVQSAAERAGRDDGVEYGMIVEYGGHGIGREMHMDPFLPNLGKPGKGPRLKPGMALAIEPMLTGGGGETRELDDGWTVVTADGSRAAHWEHTVAITEDGPWVLTAPEDS from the coding sequence ATGATCGAGGTCAAGACCCCGGACGAGCTGCAGGCGATGCGGGCCGCGGGGCTCGTCGTCGCCCGCACGCTGGCGGCCGTCCGCGCCGCCGCGAAACCGGGCGTCAGCACCGCCGAGCTCGACGAGCTGGCCGAGCAGACGATCCGGGACGCCGGTGCGGTGCCGTCGTTCAAGGGCTACCACGGCTTCCCGGCGTCGATCTGCGCGTCGGTGAACGAGCAGATCGTCCACGGCATCCCGGCCAAGACCCAGGTGCTGGCCGACGGCGACATCATCTCCGTCGACTGCGGGGCGATCCTCGACGGCTGGCACGGCGACTCCGCCGTGACGCTGGCCATCGGGGCCGTCTCGGACGCCGACCTGGCGCTGTCCGCGGCGACCGAAGCGGCGATGTGGGCCGGCATCGAGGCGGTCATCGCCGGCGGCCGGTTGACCGACATCTCCTACGCCGTCCAGTCGGCCGCCGAACGCGCGGGCCGCGACGACGGCGTCGAGTACGGGATGATCGTCGAGTACGGCGGCCACGGCATCGGCCGCGAGATGCACATGGACCCGTTCCTGCCGAACCTCGGCAAGCCGGGCAAGGGCCCGCGGCTGAAGCCCGGCATGGCACTGGCGATCGAGCCGATGCTGACCGGCGGCGGCGGGGAGACCCGCGAGCTGGACGACGGCTGGACCGTGGTCACGGCCGACGGCTCCCGCGCGGCCCACTGGGAGCACACGGTGGCGATCACCGAAGACGGCCCGTGGGTGCTCACGGCTCCCGAAGACTCCTGA